The genomic window ACCACCTGCAGAGTTAACTCCCCATAAGGGATTTGGACCTTTGTTTACCTCTATAGACTTTACCAACTGCGTATCAACAAAGTCAAGCCTTGTAAGACTGTCTGGGTCTGTAATAGGAACTCCGTTAAGAAGTATCATTATCTGTCTGACGCCGTAAGGAGCCTGAAGTCCTGAACCTCTAAGAATAAGCCTTGTATCATAGCCTTGATTTCTTGATTGGATAAAAACGCCGGGTGTGCCAGAAAGTGCCTCCTGTAGGTTGAACATCTTTGTTTCCTTTATCTTCTCTTGACCCACCACTTTGACGCTTGAAGGTACCTCTTCTGTTTTTCTTTCCACCCTCGTAGCGGTAACGCTGACCTCCTCAAGCTGAAGACTTTGAGCGTAAGAAAAGCTAAAAAGCCCAAGAGTCAGGAGAATATGTCTTCTCATCAAACAACCTCCCGTAAGTTATTACTTACCACTAATATAACAAAAATTATCGTGAAAGTCAAGTGGATTTATCAAATTATTAAAAAGGGGGCGAGGCCCCAAGAGGTATGCCATCAAGGACGCACGAGGGAACCGGCGCACCACCAACGATAATATAACATAAAATTCACAGGATTTCAACATGATTTATATCATATACTTTCTGTGGTAGAATATTAAAAAACCATGAGGTGCAGGCATGAAGTGGGATAATGTTTACGCATGGGAAGGTAAGGCAAGGATACCCCAAGAGGGGCAGTTTATAAGGCTAAAAGAGGACAAGAGCCTTGAAGTTCCAGCAAACCCCATAATCCCCTACATTGAGGGTGATGGCATTGGTCCAGAGATAGCTCCCGCCATGATAGAGGTGGTAAACACTGCGGTAGAGAAGGCTTACGGTGGAAGCAGGAAGATATACTGGGTAGAGCTTTTGGCAGGAGACAAGGCGGAAGAAAAAACGGGTAAACGCATGCCAGAGGAGACCCTTGAGATACTCAAACAAGCTATAGTTTCCATAAAAGGACCTCTTGGCACGCCAGTAGGCAAGGGTGGAAAGTCCCTTAATGCGGTCCTACGTCAATCTATGGACTTTTACTCCGCTATAAGACCAGTTTACTGGCTTGGGCAACCTGCACCCATTCCTAACCCAGAAAGGGTTAACGTGGCGGTCTTTAGAGAGAACTCTGACGATGTTTATATGAGCATAGAATACATGCCAAAGGCGGAGAATACACAAAAGGTTAGGGAGTTTTTCATAAAGGAGATGGGTGTTTCTGAATATGCTCTGCCTGAGGACTGTGGAATAACAGTAAAGCCTATGAGCGAATTCAAAACAAAAAGGCATGTGAGAAAGGCTCTAAGGTGGGCTCTTGAAAACAACAAGAAGGTGGTAGCGGTGGTGGGTAAGGGCAATATAATGAAGGCTACAGAAGGTGCCTTTATGAACTGGGCTTTTGAGGTGGCAAAGGAGCCAGAGTTTGAAGGAAGGGTAATAACAGAAGGAG from Hydrogenobacter sp. T-8 includes these protein-coding regions:
- a CDS encoding NADP-dependent isocitrate dehydrogenase, translating into MKWDNVYAWEGKARIPQEGQFIRLKEDKSLEVPANPIIPYIEGDGIGPEIAPAMIEVVNTAVEKAYGGSRKIYWVELLAGDKAEEKTGKRMPEETLEILKQAIVSIKGPLGTPVGKGGKSLNAVLRQSMDFYSAIRPVYWLGQPAPIPNPERVNVAVFRENSDDVYMSIEYMPKAENTQKVREFFIKEMGVSEYALPEDCGITVKPMSEFKTKRHVRKALRWALENNKKVVAVVGKGNIMKATEGAFMNWAFEVAKEPEFEGRVITEGEPKDGQVLLVKVITDQMLMQLVLKPEAYDVIITQNLNGDYISDLASALVGGPGFVPSGNIGDGYALFESTHGTAYDIAGKGIANPLSLTLSGAMMLEYLGWKEASELIYKAVKKAIEDKLGTPDIANGFRKMGIEAKALSTMEFARAIAERI